ACACAGAGAAACCGGAGCCCTTGTGACCTGCTGTAGCGTTAGCCAATGTCCCCCAGGCATACCTAGatctcaataaaaaataaaaaattaacatgaaaacctgccaaaaaaaaaagaaattgcggGAAGGCCAagtggagagggtggagggaaAGATGGTGCTGGTTCAAGTGTTTCATCTACGTTTTCTTTtccagtttattatttttggcctATTTTGgactttaatattattttatattcactgCCCTCAGTggctttcagttttgttttcttttttgagggAAAGAAAATTAACACTGGCAGCAACTTATTTGGAGCAATATGTCTTTATAAACTGCACCACTCTCTATGTTGTGATGGTTGAACGACGTTATGATCACACATTTGGAAACTGTCAGGTCTTCAGTTAACGTTTGCTCTGGGAGTTTGTTGGGGTGACGACCGTAGAaaccagcacagccaatcacaggttGTGATTGGTTAAATTTCTCGTCTTCCTCAGTCGACGGGAAACGTACAGACAGTTGCTCCTCGTTAGCAGCAAAGGAGGAAAGCAATTAAAAAGCAGTTTGCCGCCGGAAGATGCGGGAGCATTAGCCATATAGCACAGCGTTATTTATCTTTCCACGGcaccttctcttcctcctccgcgGTGCCGAAGACAGCAGGTTACAGCGCGAGCGCATCCAAATTCACCGGGCAGATGCAAGAGGCGGGcaacaataatacattaaattCCAGGCGCGagtttgttcagtgtttttaatcAATCGCATTTTAGGTAGCAGTGCCACTTCAACAGGACAGATAGCAAAATGTCATGTAGCAAAATTATCTCGTAGGAAattggaacatttttattttatgaaagatattttttaaatgttaattaaagGCAAGGCAAACCGTTTTGTTTCGCCGGAGCACGTTTTTACATGCTTTGCATAAACAGCTGTTGTTGACACGAAAGGGCCGGAGTCGCcagacccctccctctccccttcccatTAACACCCCTTCAGCGTTTCACCCAACACTGAACATTGACCCTCCCATTAGTCCCGGAGCAGTGCTTGCATACAGTGTACATGCACTCCATGATCCAATCAAACGAAAGAAGTAAAGTAACATATCAGGTTCAAGTAAAAACGTGTAAAAATATGGCAATCAAATTACTCTctacaaaacattacattaagtTTAAATACCCTCCcccttatgaaaaaatgaaaattctctCCCCAAATattgaataataacaataaagatCTGCATAGCATTTCCAGTTTCTTTAAACCtttaatgtgcatttagtgAAGGGCACTTAAGTAAGGCTTAATCGGAGTATCGCAACCCGAGAACTGTTTGATCCACACAACTGTCACCAGGGAGATTGTGTCTTTTTCACTGGTAAAACTAGCTTGAGACATTTGTGTGAAGCTATTATGGCTTCCAGCAGATTAACTGAAGGTTGTTAGGTCCATCGCATGTGCTTTCATGAACAGTAGCTGGTAAAGGCTGTGAATAACCCGAACAGTAACAGTATACCCCCCTTGTATTATTCTCTTTGGAGTCAAGATGTATAATTaccattcaaatgaatattttaggATACATGTCTGGATGATTTTTTTCTCACCGTAGCCAAATTCTCTGAAACTTGGAATGTATAAGGATGTAACTGAGAGGCAGATATGCCttccaaatattttatgtgaaacACATTCTTTCGGCCGAAACTGCCAGTTAGGAACAAATTCTGGGATTGGGCTTAATGTGCAAACCGGTTTGTTGGCAACATCAATGCAATGACATCGCTTAGACTTGACAGTAAATGACATTCAAGTTGGTGAGCAAGAAAGATAAACGCAGATCACTagctttgaaagaaaaaaataagaatgaactAAAGGAttgtttctctttcctctttcttgtttctttttctttcttttttttttgacctggCCAATTTTCCAGTGTCTCTTCAACTTTTCAGAgatgcaaatatttttcaagGACTGTGGGAACTCCTCTGCGATGCTCGTTCTCTGCTCCTTGTTGTGGAACTACAATGTGCAGAAGCCAGTGGCCCCTCGGAGTTCAGTAGAGTTTAATGCTCTTGTGCTTTTCAGTCGTGAACGGATCTCGCCATGGCCTCAGCTGGAAACCACTGTactgctgtactgtacaatGACTGTAGGCTGTTCTTTTTTAGACAATAGCATGCTGCTATCTTGTAAAACGTCCTGTGGACATACAGTAACCAGCATGGATAACCCTGTGTGGGAGATGGAACTGACCGACGCCATATTGCATCCGATATCCAGAATTTTCCACTCAGAGTCCAGCAGCCCCTGGGCGACGTGTGCATGGTGCATGTAGGTCACATGCTGGATTCTTTATACACAGCCATTTGTACAGTATAAGGCCTCAAAATTAGGGTCAGTTGGAACACATGGTGCCCATCACTAGAGAAGCTGAGCTCTGCTGGGCTTTGTGTATGAGGGCAAAAAGGTCCACAGATGTGCTCCTTTATATGGTCAGATGAAGGCATTATGTACCACATTGCTTGACATCCTGTGCTCTGTTTCTCCTCCAGTCTTTGGTCAGTGAGCCTCTGGCTCAGTATCATATCCTGATCTGGTGCATTATTAACTGGTACAGGATTTCCCGAGACAGCCGACAACTAGGTCATGCTCTCTGGAGTGGCTAATCAAGTCCTCGTCAGAGCgcttgcaaaaaataaaaaacaacgaCGTTTTCGACCAATCCTGACGCAGCAGCCCAAGCCAGTCTGGCTAACTGGGAAATTTGGGAAGAAGTGTGCTTGTATACGACATGTTATGTCATATCAAGTCCTGCCGTGCGAGGAAGGAATGGTCACAGCAGTTATGAAAACATACTTCCTGAACAACCCTAAGCAAAATCTCAGGAAAAAGGGCATAAATCCATTAACGCGAGGTATCTCATTTATCAGGTAGTACCAGGAGGagataaaaaatgtttacttcAGTAAGTGCctcaaatgtgtaaaatattgcAGTAAGGGCTACTCTGTTGTGTGCGAGAAGATTGAGCAGCGTTATTGCAGATGGTGAGAAGGCTACTCCTCCATTGGTGTGTGAGATAAGATGGAGTGTTCCTGTGAAATGGCCGCCAGTTCTTTGAGGAATTCAGAGAATAGAACCGTGGCCAGGACCATGTTCCTGTCCTCGGGCGCCAGCTTTGGATTGGCTGCTGGGTTTTTTGGGAGCCTCTCGGGAATGAGTTGATTTCTGACAACCTCTGCATTTGAAGGCCAGTCTCCATTCTCCACCCCATGAGAGTCCAGAAGCGGATCTGAAAGAAGATTGGACAGACAGGtgagctaaaaaaaacaaatgctgccTTTCACCACAGCACTGATCAGTTTGGCAAGGCCTGCTCAATCCTGTTCCTGGCGATCTAcagccctgtaggttttcattccaactctAAAAAGGCACACaccattcaacagccagagatatcattgagctgccaattagtagACTCAGttgtgccaaatcagggttgaaatgaaatcctacaggacggtagatctccaggaacaagacTGAGCAGCTCTGATTCAGGCATTTAGAAGCCAGAGCAACTTCTACAGTCTACATTCCTTTTTACGTACAAATCCGTCGCTAGACAAAGATAAATAATACCACAGAGCCCAGTGTATACCCCCACATCTCAACCTCTGCCCATATAATATACTCAGTGGAGACCTGAGCCCAGAGAACAACTCTCAGATAAGATGGCAGGAACAGCAGTGGGCCTTTTTCCTCAACATACAATCGCATTCATTACCAAGCCAGGTGAAGGAGGATCTTCCATGACTATTAAACTGACACTGGACAGAAAAGCAATGGTGAGAAGCAGTGCTGGACCATGAGACTGAAATGGTGAGGAATATAATCTCACTTTTTGACTACTCTAaacccattttatttcactAGATTATTCCCTATTAACTATTTGGGAAATTCTCTAGGCAATATCTGACCCCTGTTAGGTAATtccattttatataattgtatCTCATGGAAGTAGTCTGCAATATTGGTGGATTTAAACGATAAGATGGAGCTCAATTCAGCAAAATCTATTCAATtatccgaagaaaaaaaaaacacttaaagtGCTTATTATCTTCGCCTTGCAGCTTGGATCTTTGAGTATACAGATCAAGCAAATCAAATAGAAAATGACTGAATTTGCATGTGATTCTACAAACTACAATTTGCATCAATATACACTGGTTGGCACAAAGAGTGAAGCACAAATGCTGCAAAATTTAGTGAATTAATCTAGATAACTGAGCTCAGTAAAACCcaaaacagctctttttacttcagtccatgttccaggtGTAGAGcattccgggttttactcagtgctgttatccagctaattctgtaatcctgctttgtgaaacagggccctggttgTGAGTAAAGCTCTGGCCCCACGCTGTATCTCACCGCGGGCCATCTGGACCGTCTCTCTGGACAGCAGGCAGTGCTGTGCCTCCGTGAGCAGCTCTGGGAAGTCCTTCCTCGCTGAGACGTTCCGCTCGATCTGATTCTTCACCGACGCCAGTACCTGATGACAAAACACAGAGTTTATCAGAAACTGCAGGGAGACTACCCACACTAGTTGGATCGCTGCATTTAGATATTTAGCTGCCGCACACATTTTGGTGGGATTTATGTTTAACTTCTGTCAGTAGCCTTCTGGATCCACCTAATGACCTGCCTCCCAGTCGTATACGCTATGAGGACCTAATGAGACAATCACGGATGTCATAAATGAAGTAAAAATTAATTGAGACATAACGAAAAGTGTTATGTCATAAGTACAGTCTCACCTGACAATGAATCCATCTCCTGTGATAAAGGACGGACCAGTTATTGCAATAacctttaaatgttttaatgatatCTGTTTGACTGGCACATCTACTATAATTAACTGAACGCTCAGGAAAATGTTGCTGAGGGCACATTTTTCTATTGcggcaattttaaaaaaaccatttgATTGAGCCGCAATGTGTATTCACACTTTTATTAAATCACTTATCCTCGATTTGCCACGTGGGGCAGTAGCATACAGTTCCACAAGTTTATAAATAATTGTCCAAAGGCCTTGACAGGAAGCTCATTTCCATTCCTGATGACAGATAGTAACATGCTCAGGTAGGCCTGCGATCAATAAAGTTACCGCTGAGAGATTTGGCACACCCAGGGACAACACTGAGGCattaagtgttttaaaaatgaagtttcTGTGATTGCCGTTGTGCATTACTGTGGgttcctgttttaaaaaaaataaatatactttttcAAGCGGCTTCCTCTTGAATATTAAATTTTTCCTTCAAACAATTGGCTCACTTGATTCAATTTACTTGTTTACCTGTTTCCTGTTCAATTATGCATGAATACGCCACAAAAGCGCTGCTTTGTAATGCTCGCTAGGGAATTGTTTACTGCCTGTAAAGAATTCTGCTTTGCCTTCACGTTTGTAGCGCAGCTTATGCCCGTATGGAATTATGTTCACAACTGATAGTTTATTCGTTGTTTCATGACTCTCCCAGGAGTTGTACAGTTTAGAGCAATAATGAGTAAACAAACTTTAGGGTTTTCAGCCTTAATGGTTACAAATCagtggcagagggagagagagtgagagaaagagagacggagtgagagagagcgagagagagaaatatagtgagagaggagagcaagGACAGCATGTGCAATACTGCTGCATGCTTCAATCCTGTTGGATAGCACctcacaaaacaaatgactcaGCCTGGAAAAGTTGATAGTTTGGGGAAAACAGAATCACACACCAGTGCTGTACTTAGTAGAGGGGACAGTGAGTGTGAATCTCACACAGTTCTGTACCTGGTAGAGGGGACAGTGAGTGTGAATCACACAGTTCTGTACCTGGTAGAGGGGACAGTGAGTGTGAATCACACACAGTGCTATACCTAGTAGAGGGGACAGTGAGTGTGAATCACACAGTGCAGTATCTGGTAGAGGGGACAGTGAGTGTAAATCACACAGTTCTGTACCTGGTAGAGGGGACAGTGAGTATGAATCACACACAGTTCTGTACCTGGTAGAGGGGACAGTGAGTGTGAAtcacacagtgctgtacctggtAGAGGGGACAGTGAGTGTAAATCACACAGTTCTGTACCTGGTAGAGGGGACAGTGAGTGTGAATCACACACAGTTCTGTACCTGGTAGAGGGGACAGTGAGTGTGAATCACACACAGTTCTGTACCTGGTAGAGGGGACTGTGAGTGTGAATCACACACAGTTCTGTACCTGGTAGAGGGAGCGCACGCTGGGCTGGAAGACCATGTTGGTGTTGAGCAGGAAGGAGCGTAGCAGAGGCTGGGGATAGGAAGCCATCTGGGCCAGGATGTCAGTCAGGAGAAGGTTTATGTGGAGGGAGTTCTGCAGCATGTTCTCCAGCCGCGACAGCAGCACACTAATGAATGGCCCTGTGGAGCAGGAGGCCAGCATTAGCCTCAGCATCATCACCAGCGTCAATGAATtctacaatcaatcaatcaatcaaccaatcaatcaatcaatcaaccaatcaaattttatttataaagcacagcgggtgcaactcaatgtgctgtacataaaaagaCAAGCTTTACGGGCTTTACCAACACATGATAGTCAATGTAGTTCTACACGCTTTACCAACATACTGTATAACAGTCTTCTTCAAGTCCAGCCAAAGCATCATGAGTATATtcatattattgttgttattatcataattatatCATTTACATTCGATTCTGCAGGctttaatgaaaacatgaaaatcgTTGGCAAagcaatataataataacaaaaggtATATGttaacagcggggccagccctacaaatgcgaatgtctgtgactgagtgactgagtgatgaagttacaccatttgtcggccggatcacatgtgtaggtccagccatatactaggttttaacctggtcttgttattaGTTGTAGCAGTGCtgtattttaattcaattcttCAGTCTTTACTGACATGGCAATGTACCAAAGtcaaatattgccaaagcaataaCATTATGCACAACGCCATTATAAAGAAATATTTGGCagtgagaggggggagagtACTGGCTCACCTGTGAAGGGAACCTCATGGACTCTGGTTCCCCCAGGGCCTTTTGGCCCAAGGGGCGAGGGGACTTTCTCTGTCTCCGGAGTGTCAGCTGTGAAGGAGGAGAAATCCACCTCGTCCTCGTCCACAGGGGTGATGGGACTCCGGAACTCCGCCCCCGCTTTCACGGGACTCCCCGAATCCGCCCCCAGCGTCCGGATCAGCTCCTCATATTGGGCCACCAGGTCGTCCTGGGTGCCCTGGTCCGGCTTTGCCCCGTCACTGCTGCCCTCCGCCCCGCCTAGCCCCTCCGCTGCGATTGGCtgcggggcggggctcaggcCGTTGCTGATTGGTGGCTGGGGCTCCTCCTGAGGTACCTCCTGCACAGCGGGGGCGGAGTCTGGGCCGGGTGACGTTGCCTCCGCCTCCGTCCTCCCCTCCTTCGCCTGAGGGTCGTTGGCTGCACTCTTGGCGTCCTTCTGCGCTACGAGGTCGTACACCATGACGTCGTCCTGGAAGTCGGACTCCTCGATGTAGGAGCCCTTGATGAGCAAGGTGGCGTTCCTCCTCATCTCCtggatgtgtggggggggctcGGCCGGTACAGGGGGCTGGCCGTCGCCTCCCTCAGCTCCGTCACTTTTGTCGGGGGACAGGGCGGTGTCGTAGCTGTTGTCCCACTCAAGCTCCAGCTGATTGGGCCGCTCCCCAGCGGGGCCCAGGTCCACGGACTGGCGAGGCTGCTGCGGGCCCCTGGGCTGCGGCCGAACCGGCCGGGACTTCCCGGGGTCCTCCCCGGGAACGCTGGGGTGGTACTCCTCCGGGGGAGGGTCCTCGCCGTCGTAGGGGGCTGACCACACCCGGCACGCCCGGATGCAGCAGGTTATCCTGCGACGGGCGTCGCACAGGTAGTGCACATAGCTGATGTCCATGACAACCTCTGACCCCATGACACGAGAGTGCTCGGCTCCACCCCCTTCTGACAGAGACCCATCCATTTCTGAAATACAGACAAGAGGTGACCATACCTAATTGAGTgatgtgaaaaaagaaagtatACCCCTCTATATCCAATAGAAAGTATTCATTTCTACGGTTCTACATACTAGGACATAACTAACCCTAGTCCAGTCCTCACGAGTCCTAACTGTAGATATATCTAACCTCCAGAGGTCAggtggtttattttttgttgaaaaaataatgaccaaGTAAAATTTGTTATACGTTATTTGTCACATGGGGCAAGATTTATCGACTGTAAAGCAGCTGCCTTCTTAAAATATACAGATATCACATTATAATGTCACTAGTAGGGGGTACTAATAATAGCTTAATTTATATATGCTGACAGTGCGCAGATGTTGGCCTGGACATGGGCAGaatttatgaatgcattttccCCTCCTCAGTGATCAAAGGGCCAAGAGTCTGTCTAATACTCTGGAGGGCTACATTAGGCCCCAAGGCCGGCAGTTGAATAGGCCTGCTCTAGGGTTCAGGCAACATGAAGCCTGTTACAAAGGAATGCCTTTGAACATTAATCACCATCTTTATCcgcagatttatttaaaaacagaaattctaACAGTCGGAATTAGcatattttcatgaataaatctCTGCATAAAAGACCTAAATAAACATCCATTCAACTGTCCAGATGGCAATTATGCATATCATTCTAAAATTAGAAAATGCATTCATTGTGTGATATTGCAATGCTATAATGGTAAAATATGCCTGTGTGAATCACATTTAACCAGGACTGCAGTTTTAACAGCATAACCGATGTGGCAGATCTGAGATGGCCATAATGTTTCCATTGCAGTGGCTTGCATGGGTGGCTTACTGGTGAGCAGGCGGGTGggaattgaataattaaaagcGCCACTCAATGTTGAGATGTGGCgcttttaattattcaattgtGGCTGTGTTATGGCAAAGTTTGCACCATGGACTGCAACTTTGTGATTCGTCAGATTTCTGCACTCATACATTCTAATAAATCAATAAGTAGcctattttattataaatatcacAACTGGGTGTCTCATTGTGGTTCCAGTGCCTTTGGTTTTCCATCTCTCCAGTGATATATCCCTAAAAATCATTTGCAAAATCAGTTACAAGAACAAAATGATGTTTGATGCCATGGCAAAATTTTCTCAAAGCAGTAATTTGATCTTACATGTGAGAGAGCCCCCAAGCTCCCATGTGACCAAATGCATTTTCCTGCGCCGCGTCCAAATCAGCGACACTTGCATACTAATGAGTTTATAAGTATATAAGTTTTATATAACTTGTATACTCAAAAGAAGGCAAGTGCACGGATTCAGACACAGTCCTGTTCTTTCCCAGGGCCCCTACCCTTGTTTCCTGGGTGTGACCTGTCCGTGCCCTTTGACCAGACGATGTAATCCAGCTGCTGTCTGAGGGGAGGCGGCCGGGGCTCCATGGAACAGCAGGAGGGTGTGAGAGACAGGAGCTTGGCTGCAGAGACGGAGTAGCAGTCCCTCTCTCGCACCACCCAGCGCTGACTCAGCATCATGTGATTACAGGGAATCAGGTACCTGGCGAAGCAGAGCAGCCAATCATGttagggtgggggagggggctgtgggaGAGGAAAGGGGTGGGGTTTACAGGTCACAGACaggcagtgtcagtgctgaggtGTCAATCATTATTTCCCTCATCACTTACtaatgtgtgtacctgtgctccATGATAAATAATGCCAAAAtactttcaattaaaatttcaatTCACATGTTTTGACTATTTTGGCAGTATTTAATGATGACACAATGTGAGGAAATGCGGGACTAGTATAGTTGAGGTACATTAGACTGAGCTCAAGTGGTATCAAACATTAACTACTTTCTTTATGTCCGGTACCAAAAAAGTGGAGCTGTCACGCTCTCTGTAAACCCTGTTGTACTAACCCTGAGGAGAATGAGGAAGTAGGTACCTTAGGATTAGCTGCAGCATGACGTCTTCACAGTGTAAACCAATCAGAGTATGGAACAGTGCCAGGGATACAGTGCCCAGCTGGAACAAcaccaggtcaaaggtcaatatGAGAGCTTCACGGGAACAGTGAATAAGGCTAAAGTGTGGCCTTTACTCAAAGTAATAGTTTACATAAACAATAATTGTAACCTAGAATGTCAGaacagcaattaaaataatcCATGAAATGctttccctttcatttttattgtatttcattgaTGCTTCTACTGCTGGAAGCTTAAAAAGAcagtgggcctcattcacgaaacatgcgtacgatcatatctgatcgtaaactgtgtgtaagaacgtttccacaAACAATGTGGCATTcatttcttatctgtatttattcaaggctgtttccttatgctaatcacatgaacaggattgtgcataaaatttagcCAGCATTCTcttacacctgggatatgcataAAAGAtctgcacgtgtcatgaattccatattgttttttaataggaacatttttaagaacaaaagtaaggataatttaagaaaagttttgtgaatgaggcccaatatcTTTTGTAGTTGTGCTTGCCTAGACATCTTAGTCAACACAACCTGCACCCAAAACATGCCCAGGTACGATTCAACCATGCATCACAATTACAATGAGAGTGGGTGTGACTATACTGGTGGTACAAAATGTCGCATTCGAGAAGATTATTCCAGGAAGGGACATGACTATCTAGAAGATATATTGTAAATGTCGAAACTGTTTACCAGAGCATTCGTGGGCAGATTGGATTTGccattaaaaattgattttaggGTGAAGTTCCCCATTTTTGTTCCTCTTTACCTACTGCTGGTGAATGAAGCATTACAGCCTGTGATAGGCAGACAACATAAACGCTTTTCAAGCCGAAAGAACCAGCAGTTACGAGCAGTCGGAAATGTCCGTCTGCATGAAATGTCAGCCGACTAACAGGATGTTTTGGGATAGCCTCTTTGAGTCTTCCTGTTTTAGCAGCAGATAGCATTGGGCGTGGCATCCTGTTGTCcacagcagtggttctcaaactcggtcctggggggccaCTGTGCATGCtcgttttcattccaaccacaattgcaatcccagcattttaacaagctgttaatttttttaattaggtgcttttcatgttttagagctggggtcccctgTCATATCCAGAAatggccagtgtgggtgcacacacctgattctactaatcaaccactagagtctttgctaagcaacttgattagtagaatcaggtgtgtgcacccacactggccgaTTATGCAATGAGAGAATTCCTACAGCAGCATTTGAAAGGAAAGGATCACTGGGGCCTCCATgccacaggcaaaaaaaaggcaCATTCCAGCAAAATGGTGTTTGCTACAGCACCCCCCACTACTGCCATGCAACTTTCTCCTGACTTTTTGTGAGTTCAGTTACAGTCCCCGGTGATTTCTATTCTACTCAGGCAGAGCAACCGACAAACCAGCTGTGAATCTGCTGGCTTGGTAGGATTTTGTGTACGCTCATATAACGTGAAAATTGCTGTTACCTTAATTACATTTTGGAAGGGGGACTTGCAGGTTGACAAAAATgagtttctgttttattaattgATAACAGTTTTCTGACAACAGAACTGGAATAGTGGCAGGTGCTTGCAGCGCTTAAGAATCCAACAACACTTTAAGGAGCATTTGAGCCACTATAAGCCGCACATGAAGGGAAAGTAGTTGAGCATGAAACGTTTTTATCAATGGTCGCTTTTTGGTGTTGACAGTCCTGAAGCATTAAAATGGATGATGCAATGTACACATTGGCAACTGAAAAACCTCTCTTATCAGCCTCTTTGACTAATTGGATCATGACAGCAATTTGCCATGAcaaccatttccttttttttgacaTTGACAGCTTACATAATTAGAAATAATTCCCTAAGGATAGAATATTTATCTTCCAAGCTAATTTAAAGTAAAGTTTacttctgtgtgtgatttcagcatACAGGCTATGACTATGGCAGGGATTTGCAAGAAATGAATAGTGTAGTTTTGTTCACCAGTACTGCAGTGTATAATACAATGTCAATCAAACAGTTTCTCCCCAATGATGTCCAGGCTGGACACTGACAATATCCTGCCAATTTCTCTTTCAGCCGTACATGCCTATATTTGTAGAAGGGCTGTATTATCAATGTTTGAGCAACTGTGTGATTTGGAAATTCATTATGTGAGCAAAGTAAAGGGTGCAGACAACATTATAAGGTTTCCATaaccaagaaaataaatgcaccaCCCAGAACAGGAGAGAAAACACTTAATTTCCCGCAATAAAGTCATTTTACTTAACGACACATCTGTGTATATTAGAGGCTATGCGAGCACATGGGCGGGGCTAACCTGGAAGGGCGTGTTGATGCGGCTGACAAGCGTGTCCAGGATGTGCACCTTCTCGTACTGGTGCATCAGGATGAAGCTGAGGAAGGTCTGCAGCAGGGCGGGCTCGGTCACGTTGCGCAGGAACAGGTCCAGGTACGCCGTGGTGGTCATCACCTCCTCCAACGTCAGCTGAGAACAACAGGGATTCAGGCTTGTACACTGTAGCACAGAGATCTATGACTCCAGTCCGTCCTGAAGCcatgtctgctggtttttttgcCATGTTTCAAGAACACACAAGCTTTATGTATGTCTTTGATTGGCCTGTTTTACAAGGCATTCCATTGGCTGTTGTTTCAAATGAAACCACAAAAGCCTGCAGATACTGTGATACCTGCTGTAGGATCTTTTCCTGGTTCAGCAAGCACTAATATGTAACTGCCAACTGGGTGaggcatggcagccattttgatttaGAACTTTCAATGCACACACCTTACATCAGCTCATATGGGAGTTGTTTGCTTAGCTGATTTAACTTTGTGGTGTCACCAGGGGAACTCCCTATTGATTTGCAGAATATGCAACGGGAGCTTTAATGATCACAGTCAGGCCCTTTCTCCGGTTTTACTGTTTTCAGTAGATCATTGATACAATGGACATGATGAATGATTGGCAAAGACGTGCAATAAAATTTTGACTCAATGTACCCGGTTGCCATTGATTATGTGCTTTGATTTGATTCATATTTGAGAGATCAAAGGCCTGCTAGAAAACACTCCTGGGTGTGAGGAGGCGACTCACTTTGTGTAGAGCAGGGGCGAGGACGGGCACTAGGAAGCCATTGTAGATGTACCCGACCAGCTGGTCTCTGATGGTAGGATGAGCTACCTAAGGAAAGAGTCAGactttataaaatacaaaatatgtggTACGATCAGTTGCCTACTCGATGTAATCAGTTAAAGGATCTTTTGGATTGTGAGAAGTCTTTTGATTTGTCCCTTCTTTACATGTTAGTGATTGACAGCATATAATCTATGACAATTATAGTATTTGCAAGGCACAGGCATTGTAAATAGTTTTCAACAATCTTGATTGTATCCAAAACATCAAGTCTGTGATGTGGCAAGACAGACgtgcatgtttgtttaaaaaatacaagaagGATCCTGCAGGATCTTGGTGGCTTTTACGTGATTTTTTTAGTTCAGGAATATGTTGAAGGGCGCTAATGGACTGTGCTTGGTTTACCGGCGTTGG
This region of Anguilla anguilla isolate fAngAng1 chromosome 5, fAngAng1.pri, whole genome shotgun sequence genomic DNA includes:
- the fam160a1a gene encoding protein FAM160A1, which encodes MMASMVASGNDDAPSLNLKGVDPETCMIVFKNHWAQVAKILEKHDPLRTGGGGLLGGGLLGGGTAGAGLRFGPIPGDEASAVQNYVEHMLFLLMEEDSGQEGAMGPILEFVVTENVMEQLFLWSLRREFTDDMKVEQLKVYEMLVGQSRQPLLHHKPILRPLMMLLGSCAGAGAPAVEAELVLLLNQLCSILAKDPSVLELFFHTSEDQGAANFLIFSLLIPFIHREGRVGQQARDALLLIMSLSAENRTVAEHIAQNTYFCPVLATGLSGLYSSLPTRLEVQSEDWHCLQREEWQQVPTLVQFLNSLEFCNAVIQVAHPTIRDQLVGYIYNGFLVPVLAPALHKLTLEEVMTTTAYLDLFLRNVTEPALLQTFLSFILMHQYEKVHILDTLVSRINTPFQLGTVSLALFHTLIGLHCEDVMLQLILRYLIPCNHMMLSQRWVVRERDCYSVSAAKLLSLTPSCCSMEPRPPPLRQQLDYIVWSKGTDRSHPGNKEMDGSLSEGGGAEHSRVMGSEVVMDISYVHYLCDARRRITCCIRACRVWSAPYDGEDPPPEEYHPSVPGEDPGKSRPVRPQPRGPQQPRQSVDLGPAGERPNQLELEWDNSYDTALSPDKSDGAEGGDGQPPVPAEPPPHIQEMRRNATLLIKGSYIEESDFQDDVMVYDLVAQKDAKSAANDPQAKEGRTEAEATSPGPDSAPAVQEVPQEEPQPPISNGLSPAPQPIAAEGLGGAEGSSDGAKPDQGTQDDLVAQYEELIRTLGADSGSPVKAGAEFRSPITPVDEDEVDFSSFTADTPETEKVPSPLGPKGPGGTRVHEVPFTGPFISVLLSRLENMLQNSLHINLLLTDILAQMASYPQPLLRSFLLNTNMVFQPSVRSLYQVLASVKNQIERNVSARKDFPELLTEAQHCLLSRETVQMARDPLLDSHGVENGDWPSNAEVVRNQLIPERLPKNPAANPKLAPEDRNMVLATVLFSEFLKELAAISQEHSILSHTPMEE